In Xylanibacter ruminicola 23, a single genomic region encodes these proteins:
- a CDS encoding toprim domain-containing protein: MTQNLLEKIYDHSNNGLDIIFDVCPQAVDAVANKRKFRLRSNEHTPSACVYPPTGNVAYWHVKDFGMGEGEGYFSPIDLYMWDRGYTQAQFAIAVQELAEQYGVQDELKQGANKPEVIKRPALPCEIGKPVRVTYGDGFTAADLSVWGPCVKAEHLMELGWRTVAAITRTSDGTTTIKKPTDTYPIYAQVCMYQDDDGNMQSFIKVYEPKNFNKSFRFSIIGHKPQHYLFGLAALRRKYEERGEVKLDEVVIVSGGSDAANCLSLGYQPVWLSSETETLQESDLKLLMKYAKRVVNIPDIDDTGMKAGRRLALSLPTIHTAWMTASDMHLLHDNRGRYRKDLKDYIQLNPHRAAMRRLISRAQCAQYWIERHDKDGNISYSISAARLNYYLALNGYYTLKDDAHKDPVYIHIDGIKVTRVMAKTITNFLFTQAQREGLDEALQNRLLRSHDLPTNSVSHLIECDNLDFNNSTPTSQRFYFRNGWVEVTGSDITRHPYSNLCDSYVWADNIVEHDYRNMPAMFTVDKNSEGQLVVAITENQPSKLFQFVINASRLYWRKVDEGHQSLTLQERNDENQCLLAKLVNIGYLLHGYKSESAAWATFCMDSTMGETEDECNGRSGKSFYLKALGQLLNTFSIEARVKSVVENRFLFDGVSEKTDLIIVDECHKALNFDYFFGRITGTFRGEAKGDHPFEIPFSKSPKFAFGTNYTIRKNDPSTMGRVWPQIFSDYYHEKTKQNDYLQTRKISDDFGCNLMGSEYPENDWQADIAFLMQCVKLYLSLPAAERKIMPPMQQVERRAERAAVGKDFEEWAEVYFAPDGGNLDREIKQDEMYANFSREITYRVSKNVFTKRLKAYCDYASHIHCLNPASITGKPKDGERILRRADGVLSYFYYVQSTEEYEAKLAERAQRGSESEEQVIIF; this comes from the coding sequence ATGACCCAAAACTTATTAGAGAAAATCTACGACCATTCAAATAATGGTCTAGATATCATTTTCGACGTATGCCCTCAGGCCGTCGATGCAGTAGCCAACAAGCGTAAGTTCCGTTTGCGTAGCAACGAGCACACCCCTTCGGCTTGTGTTTATCCGCCTACAGGAAACGTCGCCTACTGGCACGTAAAGGACTTTGGCATGGGCGAAGGCGAAGGTTACTTCTCGCCTATCGACCTGTACATGTGGGATCGCGGCTACACGCAAGCCCAGTTTGCAATAGCTGTTCAGGAGTTGGCCGAGCAGTATGGTGTACAGGACGAACTGAAGCAGGGTGCTAACAAGCCCGAGGTGATTAAGCGCCCCGCCCTGCCCTGCGAAATTGGCAAGCCCGTTAGGGTTACCTATGGCGATGGTTTTACTGCTGCCGACCTGAGTGTTTGGGGACCTTGTGTAAAGGCCGAACACCTTATGGAATTGGGTTGGCGTACAGTGGCGGCCATTACCCGTACCAGCGATGGCACCACTACCATTAAGAAACCCACCGACACCTATCCTATATATGCGCAGGTATGCATGTATCAGGATGACGATGGCAATATGCAGTCGTTTATCAAGGTTTACGAACCCAAGAACTTCAACAAGTCGTTCCGTTTCAGTATCATCGGGCATAAGCCCCAGCACTATCTCTTCGGACTGGCAGCCCTGCGCCGCAAGTACGAGGAACGTGGCGAAGTTAAGCTCGACGAGGTGGTGATAGTTTCGGGTGGCAGCGATGCCGCAAACTGCTTAAGCTTGGGCTATCAGCCCGTATGGCTGAGCAGCGAGACCGAGACACTGCAGGAGTCCGATCTGAAGTTGCTAATGAAATACGCCAAGCGCGTGGTTAACATCCCCGATATCGATGATACCGGCATGAAGGCAGGTCGCCGACTGGCACTTAGCCTGCCCACAATTCATACCGCTTGGATGACTGCCAGCGACATGCACCTACTGCACGACAACCGTGGTCGCTATCGCAAGGACCTGAAGGATTATATCCAGCTTAATCCCCATCGTGCTGCTATGCGACGCCTGATTAGTCGTGCCCAATGTGCACAGTATTGGATAGAGCGCCACGATAAAGATGGCAACATCTCCTATTCCATCTCAGCTGCCCGGCTTAACTATTATCTGGCACTTAACGGCTACTACACGTTGAAGGACGACGCGCACAAGGACCCCGTTTACATTCATATAGATGGTATTAAGGTTACGCGCGTGATGGCCAAAACGATTACCAACTTCCTGTTCACTCAGGCGCAGCGCGAGGGATTAGACGAGGCATTACAGAATCGACTGCTGCGCAGCCACGATTTGCCAACAAACAGCGTGAGCCATCTAATAGAGTGCGACAACCTCGACTTTAATAATTCCACACCCACATCACAGCGATTTTATTTCCGTAATGGTTGGGTTGAAGTAACGGGCAGTGACATCACACGGCATCCCTACTCTAATCTGTGCGACAGTTATGTGTGGGCCGATAATATCGTGGAGCATGATTATCGTAACATGCCGGCGATGTTCACGGTTGATAAGAATAGTGAGGGGCAGCTTGTGGTAGCTATTACCGAAAATCAACCTAGCAAACTGTTTCAGTTTGTGATAAATGCCTCCAGGCTGTACTGGCGCAAGGTTGATGAGGGCCATCAATCACTTACCCTCCAGGAGCGCAACGACGAGAATCAATGCCTGCTGGCCAAGCTGGTTAATATTGGTTATCTGCTGCATGGCTATAAGTCGGAGTCGGCTGCATGGGCCACATTCTGTATGGACTCTACGATGGGCGAAACCGAGGACGAGTGCAATGGGCGTAGCGGCAAGTCGTTCTATCTCAAGGCACTAGGCCAACTGCTTAACACTTTTAGCATCGAGGCGCGTGTAAAGTCGGTGGTCGAGAACCGATTCTTGTTTGATGGTGTGAGCGAGAAAACCGATCTTATCATTGTAGATGAGTGCCACAAGGCCCTGAACTTTGATTATTTCTTTGGCAGGATCACCGGCACCTTCCGTGGCGAGGCCAAAGGCGATCACCCGTTCGAGATTCCATTCTCCAAGAGTCCTAAGTTTGCCTTTGGTACCAACTATACCATCCGCAAGAACGATCCCAGCACCATGGGACGTGTTTGGCCGCAGATATTCTCCGATTACTATCACGAGAAAACCAAGCAAAACGACTATCTGCAAACACGTAAGATTAGCGACGACTTTGGTTGCAACCTGATGGGCTCAGAATATCCCGAGAACGACTGGCAGGCCGATATCGCCTTCCTCATGCAGTGCGTAAAGCTTTACCTGTCGTTGCCCGCAGCTGAGCGCAAGATAATGCCACCAATGCAGCAGGTTGAGCGCCGTGCTGAGCGTGCCGCTGTGGGTAAGGACTTCGAGGAGTGGGCCGAGGTGTATTTTGCGCCTGATGGCGGTAATCTCGATCGCGAAATTAAGCAAGACGAGATGTATGCCAACTTTAGTCGCGAGATAACATATCGTGTATCCAAGAACGTGTTTACCAAGCGCCTCAAAGCCTACTGCGATTATGCCTCGCACATCCATTGCCTTAATCCCGCATCAATTACTGGTAAACCTAAGGATGGCGAACGTATTCTGCGCCGCGCCGATGGAGTGCTTTCGTACTTTTACTATGTGCAGTCGACTGAGGAATATGAGGCTAAACTAGCCGAGAGAGCGCAGAGAGGATCCGAGTCCGAAGAGCAGGTCATCATATTCTAA
- a CDS encoding type II toxin-antitoxin system RelE/ParE family toxin: protein MAKIIWHENVLILLDEHINYAYLEFGKSTALRWKTEIAAFEERVKLFPESYPPEELLANESVSYRRRHLMNRRFKLIHYYDEAADTVHVVDIWDVRMNPETLILRIK, encoded by the coding sequence ATGGCTAAGATAATCTGGCACGAAAATGTGCTGATTCTGCTTGATGAGCACATTAACTATGCATACTTAGAATTCGGAAAATCAACAGCCTTACGTTGGAAAACAGAAATAGCCGCTTTTGAAGAGCGTGTAAAGTTATTCCCCGAATCATATCCCCCCGAAGAACTGTTGGCCAACGAATCGGTATCGTATCGTCGTAGACATCTTATGAATCGCCGTTTTAAACTTATTCATTACTACGACGAAGCAGCAGACACAGTACATGTAGTTGATATCTGGGACGTAAGGATGAACCCCGAAACGCTTATTTTAAGAATAAAATAA
- a CDS encoding Ig-like domain-containing protein: protein MKRIIRQILGWGMMLTLPLVMTSCGELFDMLDNPITPALQVLRAQLTLKVGESKPIQASTQAHVVLLYSSDNPAVATVDATGLITAVSPGTARITIKAQGEDDYYRTEIFSENTTTVEVTVTKKEGSISFATASVPKYINDVAFNNPLTIVGDGVVSYTSNNITVAEVNATNGDVTIKGAGTATITAIITDSDEYTYNTKTVSYTLTVDPAINLAALSGDYIAQNGDVLTGTLTGNYKISIAAGASVELKDVTINGGNNSSTNWAGLTCDGNATITITGTNTVKGFYREYPAIQAGPIGKTLTINGTGTLTATGGDLAAGIGSGYDGASCGHITISGGTVNASSSMNGAGIGSGDFKSSCGAITISGGTVNANSGEGAGIGSGFSGSSCGAITISGGTIIAISYGHGAGIGSGVSSTFGSITITAGITQVQATRNHFAAWPIGKGHYDHGSTGAVTINGVTVTSNTWDGTGLTDLNFASSSTGSNNLTWTLTP from the coding sequence ATGAAACGTATTATCCGACAGATTTTGGGGTGGGGCATGATGCTCACGTTGCCCCTTGTGATGACCAGTTGCGGCGAGCTGTTCGACATGCTCGACAATCCCATTACCCCTGCCTTGCAGGTGCTAAGAGCCCAGTTAACGCTGAAAGTAGGTGAGAGCAAGCCCATACAGGCTTCTACACAGGCTCATGTAGTGCTGCTCTACTCATCCGATAACCCCGCCGTAGCCACCGTCGACGCCACCGGCCTCATCACCGCCGTCAGCCCCGGCACCGCCCGCATCACCATCAAGGCCCAAGGCGAGGACGACTACTACCGCACCGAAATCTTCAGCGAGAACACCACCACGGTAGAAGTAACGGTCACCAAGAAGGAGGGTAGCATCAGCTTTGCTACTGCCAGCGTACCCAAGTATATTAACGATGTTGCATTTAATAACCCTCTAACCATTGTGGGTGATGGAGTGGTATCATACACTTCGAATAATATAACAGTGGCTGAAGTTAATGCCACAAACGGCGATGTAACAATAAAAGGTGCTGGAACAGCTACTATTACAGCCATCATTACCGACAGCGACGAATACACTTATAACACAAAGACAGTCAGCTATACGCTGACAGTGGATCCAGCTATCAATCTTGCAGCTTTGAGTGGTGATTACATAGCCCAGAATGGCGATGTGCTTACGGGCACTCTGACCGGCAATTACAAGATTAGCATAGCCGCAGGTGCCAGCGTAGAGCTGAAAGATGTTACCATCAATGGCGGTAACAACTCCAGCACCAATTGGGCAGGCCTTACCTGTGATGGCAATGCCACCATCACCATTACAGGCACCAACACTGTTAAGGGCTTCTACAGGGAATATCCCGCCATCCAGGCAGGCCCCATAGGCAAAACGCTCACCATTAATGGCACAGGCACTCTCACTGCCACCGGTGGTGATTTGGCAGCCGGCATTGGGAGCGGTTACGATGGCGCCTCATGCGGCCATATCACCATCAGTGGCGGCACGGTTAATGCCAGTTCTAGTATGAATGGTGCCGGCATCGGCAGCGGTGATTTTAAATCCTCATGTGGCGCTATCACCATCAGTGGCGGCACGGTTAATGCCAATAGTGGGGAAGGTGCCGGCATCGGCAGCGGTTTCAGTGGCTCCTCATGTGGCGCTATCACCATCAGTGGCGGCACTATTATTGCCATTTCATATGGTCATGGCGCTGGCATCGGCAGCGGAGTAAGTAGCACCTTTGGCAGTATCACCATTACCGCAGGCATCACCCAGGTTCAGGCTACCAGAAACCACTTTGCTGCCTGGCCGATAGGAAAAGGACATTATGACCATGGCAGCACTGGCGCTGTGACCATTAACGGCGTAACCGTAACCAGCAACACATGGGATGGCACGGGATTGACTGACCTGAATTTCGCCAGCTCAAGTACTGGTAGCAACAACCTTACCTGGACGCTTACCCCCTAA
- a CDS encoding peptidylprolyl isomerase: MAALGKIRKRGVALVCIIGLGLFAFIAEEAFRSCEATKNQQRQQIGEVLGNKINVQDFQALVDEYQDVLKITQNRENFSEEELNQIKDQVWSQYVNEQIIANEAEKLGLTVTDEELQNIMKEGTNPMLMQSPFVNQQTGRFDVTMLTKFLDDYKKAGSNPQLAESYQTIYKYWQFIEKQLRTNTLAQKYQALLSNCLLSNPISAKMAFEGQNTESDIQLASIAYSSINDNDVKVDDKDLKAKYDEEKEMFKQDVESRDIKYVDFQVVASAADRKELMKTMTDAAQKLQSGANAAEVARKAQSQFAYTGMAATKRAYPSDIAAKLDSMAVGQTSAVFETAFDNTLNVVKLIAKTQAPDSIEYRQIQVGGATVEAAKKTADSIYTALKAGADFEQLAQKYGQPGTKQWLTSAMYENSSSIDEESKTYLAAINNLAVNDVKNLEFTQGNIILQVTARKAMVDKYDAAVIKHTIDFSKQTYSEAYNKFSQFVSENKTIEDMEKNAAKFGFKVTPRQDLFNYEHNVANLRSTRETMKWIFDAKPGEVSPLYECGNNDHLLVVALTKINPVGYRDMSSLKDVLKAEVIRDKKFEQIKAKLAGVNDLAAAKAKGARIDAVNQITFSAPVFVQATGASEPALAGAVAAAKAGEFSKHVVKGNGGAYLFKVVKKSNRAGAKFDAAQTEAQLQMQATQAARIFMQELYQKAGVVDNRYLFF; this comes from the coding sequence ATGGCAGCATTAGGAAAAATCCGTAAAAGAGGCGTAGCCCTCGTTTGCATTATCGGCTTAGGCCTTTTCGCCTTCATTGCTGAGGAAGCTTTCCGTTCTTGCGAAGCAACCAAGAACCAGCAGCGACAGCAGATTGGCGAAGTGTTAGGAAACAAAATCAATGTTCAGGACTTCCAGGCCCTGGTTGATGAGTATCAGGACGTTCTGAAGATTACTCAGAACCGCGAGAACTTCTCTGAGGAGGAGCTGAACCAGATTAAGGATCAGGTTTGGAGTCAGTACGTTAACGAGCAGATCATTGCCAACGAGGCAGAGAAGCTTGGTTTGACAGTTACCGACGAGGAGTTGCAGAACATCATGAAGGAGGGTACAAACCCCATGTTGATGCAGAGCCCATTCGTAAACCAGCAGACTGGTCGTTTCGACGTTACCATGCTCACCAAGTTCCTGGACGATTACAAGAAGGCAGGCTCAAATCCTCAGCTGGCTGAGAGCTACCAGACCATCTACAAGTACTGGCAGTTCATCGAGAAGCAGCTGCGCACCAACACCCTGGCTCAGAAGTACCAGGCTCTGCTCAGCAACTGCTTGCTCTCTAACCCCATCTCAGCTAAGATGGCTTTCGAGGGTCAGAACACCGAGAGCGACATCCAGCTGGCTTCTATCGCTTACTCTTCAATCAACGACAACGATGTAAAGGTTGACGACAAGGATCTGAAGGCTAAGTACGACGAGGAGAAGGAGATGTTTAAGCAGGACGTTGAGAGCCGCGATATTAAGTATGTTGATTTCCAGGTAGTAGCTTCAGCAGCCGACCGCAAGGAGCTGATGAAGACTATGACCGACGCAGCCCAGAAGCTGCAGAGCGGTGCTAACGCTGCCGAGGTGGCTCGCAAGGCCCAGTCGCAGTTTGCCTACACTGGCATGGCTGCTACCAAGCGCGCTTATCCATCAGACATCGCTGCTAAGCTCGATTCAATGGCTGTAGGTCAGACTTCAGCTGTATTCGAGACCGCTTTCGATAACACTCTCAACGTTGTTAAGCTGATTGCCAAGACTCAGGCTCCTGACTCTATCGAGTATCGCCAGATTCAGGTTGGCGGTGCTACCGTAGAGGCCGCTAAGAAGACTGCCGACAGCATCTACACAGCTCTGAAGGCTGGTGCTGATTTCGAGCAGCTGGCTCAGAAGTACGGTCAGCCAGGCACCAAGCAGTGGCTCACATCAGCTATGTACGAGAACAGCAGCTCTATCGACGAGGAGTCGAAGACCTACCTCGCAGCTATCAACAACCTGGCTGTAAACGATGTTAAGAACCTCGAGTTTACTCAGGGCAACATCATCCTGCAGGTTACCGCTCGCAAGGCTATGGTTGACAAGTACGATGCAGCTGTTATCAAGCACACTATCGATTTCTCTAAGCAGACATACTCTGAGGCTTACAACAAGTTCAGCCAGTTTGTAAGCGAGAACAAGACTATCGAGGATATGGAGAAGAACGCTGCTAAGTTCGGCTTCAAGGTTACTCCACGTCAGGATCTGTTCAACTACGAGCACAACGTAGCCAACCTGCGTTCTACCCGTGAGACTATGAAGTGGATCTTCGACGCTAAGCCAGGCGAGGTTAGCCCACTGTACGAGTGCGGTAACAACGATCACCTGCTGGTTGTAGCCCTCACTAAGATCAACCCTGTAGGCTACCGCGACATGAGCAGCCTGAAGGATGTTCTTAAGGCCGAGGTTATCCGCGATAAGAAGTTCGAGCAGATCAAGGCTAAGCTGGCCGGTGTTAACGACCTGGCTGCAGCTAAGGCTAAGGGTGCTCGCATCGACGCGGTTAATCAGATCACATTCTCGGCTCCTGTATTCGTACAGGCCACAGGTGCTTCAGAGCCCGCTCTGGCTGGTGCCGTTGCAGCTGCTAAGGCTGGCGAGTTCAGCAAGCACGTGGTTAAGGGTAACGGTGGTGCTTACCTGTTCAAGGTAGTTAAGAAGAGCAACCGCGCCGGCGCTAAGTTCGACGCTGCTCAGACCGAGGCTCAGCTCCAGATGCAGGCCACTCAGGCTGCTCGCATCTTCATGCAGGAATTGTATCAGAAGGCTGGTGTGGTAGACAACCGCTACCTGTTCTTCTAA
- a CDS encoding hemolysin family protein, with amino-acid sequence MTTTIIWLLVSMLFSAFFSGMEIAFISSNRLRAEMDREKNRFSQRIIHVFYQHPNNFVSTMLVGNNIALVIYGILFAQLFDATLFAPLSDGVRVTADTLLSTLVVLFTGEFLPKSIFKNNPNTLLTVFAVPAWICYVVLYPISRFATLLSKGLLRLIGIRMKSAGEEKEFTKVDLDYLVQTSIDNADNDDEIEEEVKIFQNALDFSETKIRDCMVPRTEIDAVEDTDTIEQLRQVFIESGHSKILVYHEDIDHIIGYVHSSDMFRLDKNNYQSSIVNCQLVREISFVPETMLASKLMTQLMQQKRSLAVVVDEFGGTSGLVSLEDIMEEITGEIEDEHDNTNHVAKQLSDHEYMLSARLEIAKINEMFDLDLPESDEYMTLGGLILHEYQSFPKLNEVVKMGRYEFKIIKNTATKIELVRLIITE; translated from the coding sequence ATGACTACAACGATTATCTGGCTACTGGTTTCGATGCTGTTCTCGGCCTTCTTTTCGGGTATGGAGATAGCCTTTATTTCGTCCAACCGCCTGCGTGCCGAGATGGATCGCGAAAAGAACCGTTTTTCGCAGCGCATCATCCATGTGTTCTACCAGCATCCAAACAACTTTGTGTCAACCATGCTGGTGGGCAACAACATCGCACTGGTAATCTACGGTATCCTGTTTGCCCAGCTGTTCGACGCCACACTGTTTGCGCCACTAAGCGACGGGGTGAGGGTTACGGCCGATACGCTGCTATCTACACTGGTAGTGCTGTTTACAGGCGAGTTCCTGCCTAAATCTATCTTTAAGAACAATCCTAACACATTGCTCACGGTGTTTGCCGTGCCTGCGTGGATATGCTATGTGGTGCTTTACCCCATATCGCGCTTTGCCACGCTGCTGTCGAAGGGACTGTTGCGCCTGATAGGCATCCGCATGAAGAGTGCCGGCGAGGAAAAGGAGTTTACGAAAGTAGACCTCGACTACCTGGTTCAGACCAGTATCGATAACGCCGATAATGACGATGAAATCGAGGAAGAAGTAAAGATTTTCCAGAATGCGCTCGACTTCTCGGAGACGAAGATTCGCGACTGTATGGTGCCCCGTACCGAGATTGATGCGGTAGAGGATACCGACACCATCGAACAGCTGCGACAGGTGTTTATCGAGAGCGGCCACTCAAAGATTCTGGTGTATCACGAGGATATCGACCATATCATCGGTTATGTACACTCCAGCGACATGTTCCGACTGGACAAAAACAATTATCAATCGTCCATTGTAAATTGCCAATTGGTACGTGAGATTTCTTTCGTACCCGAGACCATGCTGGCATCGAAGCTGATGACCCAGCTGATGCAGCAGAAACGCTCGCTGGCCGTGGTGGTAGATGAGTTTGGCGGCACCAGCGGACTGGTATCGCTCGAGGATATCATGGAGGAGATTACAGGCGAGATTGAAGACGAGCACGACAATACTAACCACGTGGCCAAACAACTGAGCGACCACGAATACATGCTATCAGCCCGACTGGAGATAGCCAAGATTAACGAGATGTTTGATCTCGACCTGCCCGAAAGCGATGAATACATGACCCTTGGAGGCCTGATTCTGCACGAGTATCAGTCGTTCCCAAAACTGAACGAGGTAGTAAAAATGGGCCGCTACGAGTTTAAAATCATCAAGAATACGGCAACAAAAATCGAATTGGTGCGATTAATCATTACCGAATAG
- the lptC gene encoding LPS export ABC transporter periplasmic protein LptC — protein sequence MILGGCTEVHEHTAAAIHDRDSVSVMTSYGVNTLISDSGVIKYKIVTERWDVNVVKNPSYWLFEKGVFFEQFDEKFHVEAYIQADSAKYYDQKKLWHLRGRVRIRNINGLLFESEELFWDGMRHELYSNVYSKVTTPERSMEGTYFLSDEHMTHYTVSNSKGSFQREDMTGEQNDTTTQKPGAQPDTAQVQPSLRPQLQKHRKNG from the coding sequence ATGATATTAGGCGGCTGTACCGAGGTGCACGAGCACACGGCAGCTGCTATACACGACCGCGATTCGGTGTCGGTGATGACGTCGTATGGCGTTAATACGCTGATTAGCGACAGCGGCGTGATCAAATACAAGATTGTAACCGAGCGCTGGGATGTGAACGTGGTTAAGAATCCCTCGTACTGGCTGTTCGAAAAGGGTGTTTTCTTCGAGCAGTTCGACGAGAAATTCCACGTAGAAGCCTATATCCAGGCCGACTCAGCCAAGTATTACGATCAGAAGAAGCTGTGGCATCTGCGCGGTCGCGTACGCATACGTAACATTAACGGCCTGCTGTTCGAGAGCGAGGAGCTGTTTTGGGACGGTATGCGCCACGAACTGTACTCTAACGTATACTCGAAGGTTACCACCCCCGAACGCAGCATGGAGGGCACCTATTTCCTGTCGGACGAGCATATGACGCACTATACCGTCAGCAACTCGAAGGGATCGTTCCAGCGCGAGGATATGACCGGCGAGCAGAACGATACCACCACGCAGAAACCAGGCGCCCAGCCCGATACCGCACAGGTACAGCCATCGCTGCGCCCACAGCTGCAGAAACATAGAAAGAACGGATGA
- a CDS encoding DUF4105 domain-containing protein, translating into MKIKSLLTAAILLSVSYITPIYAQSAPNAENGAFVAVESNIDPMDSVEVSLLTCSPHEEIYSLYGHAAIRWHQGDTDLVFNWGMFSFSKPYFALRFVFGLTDYELAAYPFERFWPYYQQWGSSITEQVLNLTNDEKRTLQRLLGENLQEENRVYRYNFFYNNCSTKPRDVIEKSIDGQVVYEERSDYQPTFREMVRECNRNHLWSKFGNDMLLGVKADLATTREEQEFLPMNLMTDFAHAQIYKDGEYRPLIKEQRLLVAPGVQVIEQDFFLTPTEIAVLLLIISVCIALYEWKSSRVVKWWDVALMTVQGLVGIVLTVMIFSQHPTTSLNLNLLLFNPLALVFIPAVIKGKRNLWTKLLLVMLILYGLGGILQSYSEGMWIVALCLLIRCKK; encoded by the coding sequence ATGAAAATTAAGAGCCTGCTAACCGCAGCTATCCTGCTGAGTGTCAGCTATATAACGCCAATTTATGCGCAATCGGCACCAAATGCCGAAAATGGCGCTTTTGTGGCCGTTGAGTCGAATATCGACCCGATGGACTCGGTTGAAGTGAGTTTACTGACCTGTTCGCCCCACGAAGAGATTTACAGTTTGTATGGTCATGCAGCCATCCGTTGGCATCAGGGCGACACCGATCTGGTGTTTAACTGGGGTATGTTCAGTTTCAGTAAGCCATACTTTGCCCTACGCTTTGTGTTCGGACTAACCGATTACGAGCTGGCCGCCTACCCCTTTGAGCGTTTCTGGCCCTACTACCAGCAATGGGGCAGCAGCATTACCGAGCAGGTGCTGAACCTGACCAACGACGAGAAGCGTACCCTGCAGCGCCTGCTGGGCGAAAACCTGCAGGAAGAGAACCGCGTGTATCGCTATAATTTCTTCTACAACAACTGTTCAACCAAACCTAGAGATGTAATCGAGAAAAGTATTGATGGACAGGTAGTTTACGAAGAGCGAAGTGACTATCAGCCAACCTTCCGCGAGATGGTGCGCGAGTGCAATCGCAACCACCTGTGGTCGAAGTTTGGAAACGATATGCTGCTGGGTGTGAAAGCCGACCTGGCTACCACCCGCGAGGAGCAGGAATTCCTGCCTATGAATCTGATGACCGACTTTGCGCATGCGCAGATTTATAAGGATGGCGAATACCGCCCCTTGATAAAGGAGCAGCGCCTGCTGGTAGCACCGGGCGTACAGGTCATCGAACAGGACTTTTTCCTCACACCCACCGAAATAGCCGTACTGCTGCTCATCATATCCGTATGTATTGCCCTCTACGAGTGGAAAAGCAGTCGCGTTGTGAAATGGTGGGATGTAGCGCTGATGACCGTTCAGGGACTTGTTGGTATCGTGCTTACGGTGATGATATTCTCGCAGCACCCCACTACATCGCTTAATCTTAACCTGCTGCTGTTCAATCCTCTGGCGCTGGTGTTTATACCCGCCGTTATCAAAGGCAAGCGCAACCTGTGGACCAAACTGCTGCTGGTAATGCTGATACTGTACGGACTGGGTGGCATACTGCAGAGCTATTCGGAGGGTATGTGGATTGTGGCACTATGTTTGCTGATACGTTGTAAGAAATGA